The Bacillota bacterium LX-D genomic sequence CCGAAGTAAATAGTAAACTATTTCCTTCGGTCCGTTCGACTTGCATGTGTTAGGCACGCCGCCAGCGTTCGTCCTGAGCCAGGATCAAACTCTCCATTAAATGCTTTATGGCTGCTAGTTGTCGGCTGTTAGTTACACAGCCTCCTAGCTTAACTTCCTTGTGTTTGATCGGCTCCTCGTTGTTTCTACTGACGAGTTTTCCGATTGCTTTTTTTGCTGTTAGTTTTTGTCCTATCAACTAAATACTAAAAACTAACAACTGTTTCTTAGAATCGGGCATGTTCCTTTACCACTGTTCAGTTCTCAAAGACCAGCTCCGCTCGGGCTTTTACCCCCGCGCGACAAATCTTATCTTACCATGTCGCGCCCTTTTTGTCAACTGCTTTTTTTCACGATGTCTATAAGTTGCTCTAAATTGCAATATTTAATGTCCGAATTATAGTAAAACCTAATATTGTTGAGTTATGCTCCCGCCTAAGCTTGCGGTTAAAAGGAACGCTTTTTTACTAAAAATATTTTACTTTTCCATATATGAAAGGGAGCGACCCCTAAGTTTTACTTATGGCTCGCTCCCTTTCGCGGCACTACCAGTTAGTACTCATTTATCCTCCAGCAGCGGCTTACACTTGCGCATATCAGAATTTCTTATTGCCTTTTTCACCCACAATTGTATCAAGGCAGTTTTTTATCTTGTCGTTTTCGATATCGCCGCAAATTATTATTACAATACTATCTTCAATTTTAATGCAGCAGTTACACTCCTTTTCCTTTTCCTTTAACTTTTCATGTTCCAATGTCATTTACTCCTTTCACATTGATTTAGTTAACCACCAGTGGTCTAATACATCTTATGATATGCAAGCGAAGCTGGTTCTTTTTTTTTGCTAATTTTTCCGTATTTTGTCTGATGATTTTGATTTTTAACAAAGTCTAAATTAACCAAATTACTAAACTATATATTTAGCAGCAATTTTATGCGGTACTCTCCAAAATAAAAACTAAAGCACCTGACCAGCAGGTGCCATTAATTTTTTATTCTTCTCTTGGCTTCATTGTCGGGAATAAAAGCACATCCCTAATAGAAGCCGCATCGCTAAGCAGCATGATCAGACGGTCAACTCCTATCCCAAGTCCGCCTGCCGGCGGCATACCATACTCTAAAGCCCTGATAAAATCTTCATCCATAGGATGGGCTTCCTCGTCGCCGGCAGCCTTTTGTTTAACCTGGGCTACAAACCGCTCTTTTTGATCAATTGGGTCGTTGAGCTCGGAAAAAGCATTAGCCAATTCACGGCAGGCAATAAATGCCTCGAACCTGTAGGTAAATTCAGGATTATCCTTTTTGGGCTTGGCTAATGGTGAGATTTCCAAAGGATAATCAATAATAAAATGAGGCTGCTGCAAATGAGGCTCAACATATGTTTCGAACATTTCATTGATAATTTTACCTTTAGTTCGATTGTTTTTCACGTCTATATTAAATTTTTCCCCGATTGCCACAGCTTCGGCATCGGTTTGCACAGTGGTAAAGTCTACGTCAGTGTACTTTTTAATTGCATCCAGCATAGTAATTCTGGGCCACGGGGGAGTTAAGTCCAGCACTTCACCCTGGTACGTAATTTCGGTAGTCCCTAATGCCTCCTGGGCCACATGCGCTACCAGTTCCTCCGTAAGTGCCATCATATCTTCATAATCCGCATAAGCCTGATATAACTCCATCATGGTAAATTCCGGATTATGCCGGGTTGAAATACCCTCGTTGCGGAACACCCTGCCAATTTCATAGACCCGCTCCAAGCCCCCGACCAGCAGCCGTTTGAGATGTAATTCCAATGCAATCCGCATATAAAGGTCAATATCCAGAGCATTGTGGTGGGTAATAAATGGCCTAGCAGCTGCACCGCCGGCAATTGTGTGTAATACCGGCGTTTCCACTTCTAGAAAGCCCCTGCTATCTAAATAATTCCGCATTGACCTGATAATTTTACTGCGTAAAACAAAATCTTTTTTTACCTCTGGGTTAACGATCAAATCAACGTAGCGCTGACGGTAACGAGTTTCCACATCTTTTAAACCATGCCACTTTTCAGGCAGTGGACGTAGGGACTTAGTCAACAAAGTAACTTCTTGCGCCGAAACTGATATTTCCCCCATTTTGGTTCTAAACACAGTACCCTTAACACCAATAATATCTCCAATGTCAAGTTTCGTGAATAATTCATAATTACTCTCGCCAACATTGTCAAGGCGGACGTAAATTTGAATACGACCAGATAAATCCTGAATATGGGCAAAGCTAGCCTTACCATGACCCCTTTTTGCCATTATCCTTCCGGCGATAGAAACATTTTGATTCTCCAGTTGTTCAAAGTTTGTAATAATTTCATCCGCCATATGGGTTCGCTCAAATCGTTCTCCAAAAGGATCAATATCTTGTTCTCTAAGTTCCTCCATTTTTTGACGACGTACTCGCATAAGTTCATTTAATTCGTTTAATTCGTTTAATTCAGCATCCACTCTACTATTCCTCCAATTTAAAAAACCCTTACTAATAAAATTATAAATTATTTAATCTAGAAGAGCATATCCCTAAATTTAAAGAAGTTTTAATTGCCTTTTTTTATATCTAAAATTTTGTATTTTAAAACCCCTGCGGGAACATTTACCTCAACTGTTGTGCCAATTTTTTGCCCTAGAATTGCTTTACCTACCGGAGATTCGTTAGAAATTTTAAAGTTTGCCGGATCAGCCTCCATAGAGCCAACAATTACATACTCTAATTCATCGCCATACTCTAAATCTTTAATTAATACCTTGGAACCCAATGATACAACATCCGTTGCAACTTCATTATCGTCAATAACTCTTGCATTGCGTAGCTTTTTTTCTAGAGTTAGAATCTTGCCTTCGATGAAAGCCTGCTCATTTTTGGCATCCTCGTACTCGGAGTTTTCACTAATGTCCCCAAAATCAATGGCCTGTCTAATTCTCTCAGCTACCTCACGTCTTTTAACAGATTTAAGGTTTTCCAGTTCCTCTTCTAATTTTTTTAAACCCTCAACAGTTAAGATTACTTCCTTTTCAGGCATTATTTTACCGCTCCTTATCAGCTTAATATAATTATATATATTATATATAAGTTTAAAAATGTGTTAAAAATCACCACTAGTACTATAACAAGCACTGTCAACTTTTAAGGTTAACCCTAAAAGCTAAGCAGTGCTTGTTTGAAAGCACATCAATTTAGATTGGACAGTTATTAAATAATTATCATTATTTATAACTACCTAATAACTATCATACTAATAAATATTATACTAAACAAACAATATTTAAAGTAGAGTGTACCCATTTTGGAAAGGGACTACTCTACTTTTAACAAACCGAATTTATCTTTAAAAGCTATTATAAAGACGTTAACAAATTTTGTCAAGTCCTTTAATCCAAATACTTACAGTGCTATCTTCTTAGCCAAAGCTCTTTCCCGAATCTTTTCAATTTGACTTACATCAACTGGTCTTTCAAAACTTCTAAAACCAGCCAATTTAAAGCCATGTTTTTTAGCCAAGCGGCCAATTTCCTCGACTTGTTCAACGGTTAGGTTCCTGCCTAAAGTATAGCTTTCGAATTTGCCTTCTAAAGCTAAAACCATAGTTTCAGCCATACAAGCCAACGCTAATTTAGGGGGATAACCAAAATTAAAGTTAAAACAAACATCTCCTGGAACTTCCACCATACCACCTTCTATGACTAAGACATCATCTCTTTTTTCAGCAACCCTTTTAGATACATCTCTAGGCCTGGCAACATCACACACAACTGCTCCGCTTTTTAAATATCCCGGCTCGATTACAGTTTCAGCAGATGAAGTTACTGTAATGACAATATCAGCTTTACATAAGGCCTGTTGAATATTAGTTGTAATTCCCACGGCTAGCCCTGATTCTACCAAAATTTGCCGAGCTAGGTTTTCTAATCTCTGCTTGTTCCTGGCAGCTAAAGTAATGTATCTAGCTTCTTTAGCCATAATCCGAGCACAAATTGCCCCAATTGCTCCAGTAGCACCAACTATTAATATTTCTGCATTAGCTAAATCTATACCCATAATTTCAGCAGCTTTTCTCGTACCCTCTAAAGCTGTAAACACAGTATAACTATTCCCTGTAGTTACAGGTATATGCAAATTTTTAGCTACAGTAATCCCTGCATCCCCCACAACAGATGTCATAGCCCCAAGTCCTAAAATTTGCGCACCAAGCTTTTCAGCCATCCTACCTGCGGAAATAATTTTTTGCAATACATATTTTTCCGGCAGTTTTAGCATTTGACGGGTAGTTAAGGGGCAAGCTACAAAATACCCTTCTGCCTCGGCATATTTTGATTTAATTCCAGAGATATGGGAGGTTTTTACAGGAGGAGAAAACTTAAATAAATTTTCTAAAAGCCTGTCTGGAATTTTTTCCGCTATCGGAAACTTTCTTGCAAAGTCATGGACATCTAGAGGATGTATCATAAAAGAAAACTTATTCATACCTAGGCCTCCCACATTTTATAACATCTGCACTCTTGGCTTAAATTCCATCTGATCCAACAAACTTTCATACTCGGCCGGAGTCATTTCTTCTGGATTTTTTTTAGCTAAAGCAACGAGCAATGCCTCCATTACATTTGTTCCAAAAGACCTTCCTTTAAGCTCTGGTGTAGTTGTAATAAGTTGTTTTACACCTCTATCTTTTAATAAAGAAACATCGTTATTTGTTACAGTATTAGTTATGATTACCTTACCATCAAGCCTTTCCGGCATATATCTTTTGATAAAATGAAAATCCCCAGCTATGACATCAGCCTCTAAGTAATATTTACTATGTCGGGGTTTAAAACTTTCCTGTTTATTTCCTGTTGGGTAGAGGTATTTAAAAGGAAGCTGACAAGCTATTGGAGCTATGATTCTAGCCACCCGCTGAAGATTTTTTAAAGATCTTATAGGAACAGGCAGGCCAATAGCAAATATTAAATCCCCACAAGTCAATTTAGCACCATACTTGCTTAAAGCCTCCGCCATCCCAAATCTATCTACTCCACAGACCATTAAAACTTTAGTATTTTCAAATACCATTCCCAATTGCTGCTGTAAATATGTAATAACTTTTCTTTCCAATGTGTTTTTTAAACCACTGCCATCTACAATAGGTGTTTTTTTAGCCGCCCTGGCAATTTTCGCAGCCTCCCTGATAATATATCTTTTATTGCCAGCATATAAGTAGAGATCCGTCCCCCCCAGGCCGAAGGCTGCTACTTTTCCATCTAGCTCTTTGATCATATCCACGGCTTTTGCCATATCGCCATCGGTCCCTCTTCTTTCAATTAAAAAGTTTTCACCCAAAACTTCCAGCTCAACTTGGTGATCCCTTTTTGAAGAACCTAGACTGATACTGATAACCCTTTTCATTTGTGACCTCCTTAGTTGGAGAATTATTGCCGCACTAATCTAATCATCTCGCGGAGTTCTTCCGGATCAACATAGACATCCCGTTTAATAGGTGACTTACCAATTTCTATGCCAATAATTTCCTTATCAAATAGCGCTTGACAAAGCTTAATACGGTAATTTGAACCAATAACAAAAATTATGTCATAATTTTTGACTTTTGCAATTATATCCATAGTATCATTTACTATTTGTTGCCCACTTTTTTCACTTATAAACTTTAATCGTTCTTTTTCCGTCATTAATAAATAAAACTCTACGCCCTCTTCTTTGAGAAGCTCTTCTATTTCCTTAACATTTCCTACGGGAAAACCGACTAAAGCTACTCTCCCGCCTCTTCTGACTTCACCGATGCTTTCTAATCGAGAGATAAGAGTTCTATCGATATTTAAACGGTTAGCTATTTCCTGCTGAGAAAAACCTTGCAAACGCAAATTTAAAACTGCGTTAACTGTAT encodes the following:
- a CDS encoding quinate 5-dehydrogenase, producing MKRVISISLGSSKRDHQVELEVLGENFLIERRGTDGDMAKAVDMIKELDGKVAAFGLGGTDLYLYAGNKRYIIREAAKIARAAKKTPIVDGSGLKNTLERKVITYLQQQLGMVFENTKVLMVCGVDRFGMAEALSKYGAKLTCGDLIFAIGLPVPIRSLKNLQRVARIIAPIACQLPFKYLYPTGNKQESFKPRHSKYYLEADVIAGDFHFIKRYMPERLDGKVIITNTVTNNDVSLLKDRGVKQLITTTPELKGRSFGTNVMEALLVALAKKNPEEMTPAEYESLLDQMEFKPRVQML
- a CDS encoding transcriptional regulator, which codes for MDIVRIGDKLIDREKIIDTVNAVLNLRLQGFSQQEIANRLNIDRTLISRLESIGEVRRGGRVALVGFPVGNVKEIEELLKEEGVEFYLLMTEKERLKFISEKSGQQIVNDTMDIIAKVKNYDIIFVIGSNYRIKLCQALFDKEIIGIEIGKSPIKRDVYVDPEELREMIRLVRQ
- the lysS gene encoding lysine--tRNA ligase, which translates into the protein MRVRRQKMEELREQDIDPFGERFERTHMADEIITNFEQLENQNVSIAGRIMAKRGHGKASFAHIQDLSGRIQIYVRLDNVGESNYELFTKLDIGDIIGVKGTVFRTKMGEISVSAQEVTLLTKSLRPLPEKWHGLKDVETRYRQRYVDLIVNPEVKKDFVLRSKIIRSMRNYLDSRGFLEVETPVLHTIAGGAAARPFITHHNALDIDLYMRIALELHLKRLLVGGLERVYEIGRVFRNEGISTRHNPEFTMMELYQAYADYEDMMALTEELVAHVAQEALGTTEITYQGEVLDLTPPWPRITMLDAIKKYTDVDFTTVQTDAEAVAIGEKFNIDVKNNRTKGKIINEMFETYVEPHLQQPHFIIDYPLEISPLAKPKKDNPEFTYRFEAFIACRELANAFSELNDPIDQKERFVAQVKQKAAGDEEAHPMDEDFIRALEYGMPPAGGLGIGVDRLIMLLSDAASIRDVLLFPTMKPREE
- a CDS encoding shikimate dehydrogenase; the protein is MNKFSFMIHPLDVHDFARKFPIAEKIPDRLLENLFKFSPPVKTSHISGIKSKYAEAEGYFVACPLTTRQMLKLPEKYVLQKIISAGRMAEKLGAQILGLGAMTSVVGDAGITVAKNLHIPVTTGNSYTVFTALEGTRKAAEIMGIDLANAEILIVGATGAIGAICARIMAKEARYITLAARNKQRLENLARQILVESGLAVGITTNIQQALCKADIVITVTSSAETVIEPGYLKSGAVVCDVARPRDVSKRVAEKRDDVLVIEGGMVEVPGDVCFNFNFGYPPKLALACMAETMVLALEGKFESYTLGRNLTVEQVEEIGRLAKKHGFKLAGFRSFERPVDVSQIEKIRERALAKKIAL
- the greA gene encoding transcription elongation factor GreA, with product MPEKEVILTVEGLKKLEEELENLKSVKRREVAERIRQAIDFGDISENSEYEDAKNEQAFIEGKILTLEKKLRNARVIDDNEVATDVVSLGSKVLIKDLEYGDELEYVIVGSMEADPANFKISNESPVGKAILGQKIGTTVEVNVPAGVLKYKILDIKKGN